A stretch of DNA from Montipora foliosa isolate CH-2021 chromosome 4, ASM3666993v2, whole genome shotgun sequence:
TTAGCAAAACCAGCTAGAGCTTTGAAAAAGTGCTTTTTTGGTCTCGAAGAAACCACTATACGTTAAGCTAGCGAAATCCTAACCATGAAAGATTTCATTTGTCCATTTGTAGCTCCAAATCACTGAAATGCCACAGTCAAATCAAACCCACCCCTGGATGCCAGCTAATTGTACCCGCTGGCACCaccaaaatgccaaaaatttgaaTATCGGTCGCGGCTCGTTTATCGATGATAGCTTCTCATCTTGACTATTACATAGCCGTGTCATTTAAATGACAAGCCAAGAGATTACGCTTGCGAATGAACAAAACGTTTGCCAGTGTTTTCTGTTGCACTTGTAAGTTGAATACTCCACGGTGGATACGTCATAGTGGTTTATGCGAGATATTTTTGGCGTCTCGTCTGTCAATCGTGATCAATCCGCGCTTTGTGACGGGGAGAACTCACAAAAAAGCACGCGTTTGACTCGTTCCAGTTTAATCAAGAAGTCACCCTGCAAATTTGCCTCTCGCTAACCATCTGACGGGAACGTACGTAATTGAGGCACGAGATAACTCAGTATAGAATCCATGTTTCGAAACGAGTACTTGAGAACTTTTAGTGAAGCAGAAGGACAGAACCACCGCCACTCCATCAGGAGATTGGCGATCAACTCGTCAAGACTACGGCTTCCATTTTGGATTTGCGGTGTAATTGAATTAAAATTCTAGGTCATTTGTTTTGCGAAGACTGGCCGTTCCGAGTTCCACGCGAATTTGTACAATCGAgttgaatatttgaaaaatcttTCTGCTGCCCTGGCAATAGTCGAGATATATCCAGTTGTCATCTCGGCATGAACGGGACCGTTTTGCGTGAGGATTTTATGCGTGAACGCTTGAATGGCTCAAATCAGCAGCAATTTCAGTTCTTCATCGAACCGTTTTCCGCTCAGCTCACGCGCTTTATCCTCATCGCAGGTATCTTCGTGATAGGCGTTTTGGGAAATGCCTTGGTCTGTTTGGTCGTCATAAAGGAAAAGCTACTGCGTTCACTAGCCTACTGTCTCATCTTAAACCTGGCCATTAGCGACCTTGGAGTGATCCTGTTCAGTCTTCCGTTCGCAGTGCTTCGAACGGAGGACATTCGTTGGCCTCTCGGAGAAGTCGGTTGCAGAGTTTTGTACCCGTTAAGCGACATCTTTCATGGGGTTTCCATCGCTAGTATCACGGCCATCGCTGTTTTCCGGTACCGTGGGATAATCTCGGGCCGAACCTTGAGCCAGAGATACTCTGTGAAGATGGCAAAGATTGTGATTCTTCTTATCTGGCTTCTATCGTTTCTGCTGTTTGTTCTACCATTGTTCTTCGTCATGGCTTACAGAGAACGCGCCGAGGAAGTCTACTGCTTTCCAAGGTTTCCGAGCAAATTGTCTTACAAGTTGTATCAAGCAGAGACCTTCCTTTTAACATACCTTATCCCTCTTGCAATTATTCTTTTTACATACCTCCGTATTCGCGTTCGTCTCCACGAAAGTATCGCCCTGCACACCGAAATGCAGCGCGAATCTCGCAGGCCTGGTTCGACCAACATCTCCAGGTCGCGATGTGGTAGCGAGCGAAACCACAAGGCCCTGAAAGTGCTCGCTCCAGTTGTTGCCGTATTTGCGGTAACTATGCTGCCGTATAATGTCTTCCGAGTAATCGACGTATTCTGGGACACGTCGGATTTCGAGTACTTACTTCTGTTCTTTAAGATTTGTGTCTTTTGCTTCGTTTGTAACAGCTCAGCCAATCCTCTGATATATGCGCTGTTCAGCGAAGAATTTCGCAAGGCGTTTAAGTGGCATGTGAGACAATGTTCGTCGTCAAGTCATCGCCCAAGATTCTTCTACTTATCTGAAAGAGTTACATTGTTTCGTCGAGGAAAGTCATTTTTCGCTCGTTCAAGCGTTCGCAAAGACAGACCCAGCTTGTCGAAGCCTGATATTTTTGTATAGTTTTCAACCCTTTTTGCTACGTTTATTGGACAGTTTTATTGGTCAGGTTTCCAACCATGGAGCGAAACTTTAATGTGGTATTGTTTATTGCCTTATGCATTATTGTTTTACTGTTAATTCCAGATGTAAGTGAATTTAAAAACGAAAGCAGTCATGGAGTAACCTCTTCTATTATTGTTAGCGTCATACTGATGCCACAAGGCTTCTTTTACTTTCTGTTCgtgtgggaaaaaaaaaaactaaaaacaatTGCTCTTGCAGGTTTTGGCGGTATCAAATATCGTATGAAACGAATACATTGTGACAAATATAGCGTTTCAGGGGGCGGGTGTAAGCAACAACGTTGTCGTAGACGGCGAAAACTCCAAAAAGTAATCATTGCTGGGCTGTTGTTTTTCTCCagttgcacaaatcccataaaacatctcttttaccccccaaacattttttcttccgGACGTTCTCGTTCGTAGCGACCTCGTTGTTTTCACTCCCTATTAGTTAAGGCccgcttaagggcccactgacgtattttttagggtgcgttgctaaggatgtaatggttaagtaacttgagagaatttggcattattttggtcagtttccaacttttgtaagccaatgaccctaaatcaTTTATGACATCATCATGCCACGcctatggtcacgtgaccaataaaagagaactctaaatttgtctccgtgctacgcaaattgggtatttaatcgctggtttgataatttgtattcgtttttgcgtCCAACCAAGAatggttttcttttcattttgaaaaatgttctttttaaagacataaacgatactgaaatacccataactttttcaaaaaagatgattttaaatcatcaatgcttagctatactCCGTATTtggggggtgaaacgtgccatgtaaaaaaaaaattaattaaacttaaaaccgccggaaatttagcttttttctcaaaccggaagttaGTTCGTTTACgtatgcgcagttgatctgagaacgagcgcgaggaagggcgaggaaaaaccttcgatggaaacaacagtttgtgcggtgacttttacTTGTGAGTGgcttttcttgtcagctcatgatgtgatgacgtcagttaccggaagtaacatttcacttccttagcaacgcgcgaaaaatccttctgtgggcccttaaacaGTTTCAACGTTTGACCAACAtattcgttcaacaaaagtttAACGGATGatgggcaaatgttggacgcaaaaacaaagttgtttgGAGGCCGTTCAAACGGAACCAACATTGCGCCAAAAAAAGAACCAACAGACTCTCTCGTCCAAATAATCTACGCCATACAGACGTTTGCGGCCTGTTGTGAGCATGCATGAGTTGTGCAATTGTTGAACAGTGCTCAAACGGATTCAACACaattcaacattttcgagaacaaaggaaaaattgaattgatgttgaatgaaagtttaaaccgcGATTTAAGCTTTCAACAAATGTTACGCTTTCAGcaatgttggacgacctgtGAATGCATTTTGAGGCAAATGTTCAAACCGTTTAAACGGACCTTTAGGCGTGCACGTAAATCGAATTGTATTTACCTTTTAGCGTTGATTAATTTTACTAGAGCCCCCTGGCATTTTAAGTGACAAACAAAGTGTCTCGAAAGCAAAACAAAAGGACCATTTAAATAAAgatacatatatgttattcaccggccgggaggtccgtattgggaaaaactgtgcccgaggtctcgagtgCGGCCTcggtactcgagacagagggcacagtttttcccaatacggaccgaccaaggccggtgaataacatttttatttatttctaaattctatttttaaaaggtaggagaaactattaagaaaaactggaaaagtcttgtttttattttacacattgtctcatcaacgtgtcaacaaatgtacaataaaatgcaataacaataataaatgataaaataaaacaataacaaGTAAACTAACaatgctctattgcaaaaaacaattaagacaaattgaaacttcgctctttcaattcacaacttcactctgcgcttagcgtagttggttaccacgaccgtggtcaggagataggaaaatactgcccgctcccggaaccaatcagattggaggattctcaggataccgcccgctcatgatcaaagaaataaataattgagATTACTACACATAACGCGAAGTGCTCTATGttctaaacatatttttgtgttcaaagaaaacaaggacATGTTTTGTACTTTGGGAGATGTTTTGAAGTAAGCATGCTTTTATTTCAGTTCTACGTTTGAAAATCCCTTGCTAGTTAAGAATGCAGGGCAACGTTTCACACCGGGTATCACTCTCtttctctttgtttgtttctACGACCAAATTGGTTTCATCAGCATTATTTGCAGCACCTCATGGCATCAGTTTAAAAAACACAACGATGGACAgaggaaaaaaacaattgaaCCTAGCCCGGACGGAAAACAATTCAAGTACAGCCTGTGAAGATCCAGTGAGTTTAAAAGGTTCAAGGACGGACATAGGAACATTTATGTTGGctaataacaaagaaaaagaaaactttgcggTAAAAGTTGAAAAGAGATGTCACTCCACGCTGAATCTCACCATGCAGTCGGGCCTTTACAACCACTTCAGTTTTCACGTCTGTATTTGTCTTGAATCGCGTGTCCTTTAGATCTTTGCAACCATTCGCTTGTACGCTCAACCATTCGCTAATTCAACGGAATTCAGGTTTTGCCCCTTTTTAGCTGCAAAGTGTGCATAACGCAgacctctttttctttttccttcatTCCATTTGCGTGTATTGTTTTTGTCGCATGGAAGATGATTAACAAAGGAAGTTATTTGTTTATCTCACAATATCGCTTAACGTAGTTcatttttttacctgactttGAACTCCGCATTCAAGGTCCTTTTCTTTGGTACTTTGCGAGGGCAAGCATGCAATCTTGGGCTCAGATCGCTTGATCTTTCCTCATACTTGGAATATTTTGGGTTTTTGCCCTTCTTCATTCTTTGACGCTAAcgatgtatttatttattttgtgtcATTGTTACGTAGGGGATTAATAATGTTCATTTCTGACGGGTTTCAGAGCTTGCCTCTAATGTCATTGCTGAATATCCTGGCCATTTACCTCTCACTCGAGAGGTTGCCGttcttgaaaagaaaaagggTGTTTGAGACACAACGACGGCTTCGGCAACGACAACGCAACAAAACAATCTTGCTTTTTTATGAGGAACATAATCTCCAGCTGCACGTGGGCACGCACTCAAGTTCATTACTTTGCTGTCTTCAGCAAAAAGCAACgaggtgggggtggggggggggggggaaaggggggagggaagacaacgacgacggctacgacaacgccacgtaataataaacacttaatgactggtcccgagggaaacattgaaattcgcGGGAAGAGTCCCGGTACACAACCAtgcaaatggaaatgagttgtgcattcttatgcaaattaaactcatttcccttacaatagctgagcaccaagactcgcttcgaaaccgagacaaacagcaactcggaaatggcctattatgtACTAGTCTTCCTTTAAATAATGAGCTTTGAGAACACCACTCGAGAATGACGTCATTATCTGTAACGTAGGTTGTCGAAGACTGAAATCAGGACTACGTGATTATGATCACTCCCTTTATCCTTTGCAGATCCTAATCAAGCGTTTCACCCGTTGATGGGTCCGCCTCCCGGAATACCTTGGGAGGCGGGAATGGGTCGCGGGTTTCCCCCGGGATTTCGCGAGAGCTTCCCGGGCGCGATCACCAGACAAGACAGCGAAAGTCCTGGTGACGACGACAGCGAATTTGGCAGCAGCGATGATGACAGAAAACGGGATCGAGATTCACATAGACGGCGGGACAGGGATCGGGAGAGATCCCGAGAGCATCGGGAGAGGTAGTATAACCACAGCCGAAAGATCACCTAAAGTTGAACTTAATTTTGAGAACATTACTTAACAATTACATCCAGGGGCCCATTTCTGataacgtttcgggcccgaaaagccatttacgaAACTGCCTTTCGCTTCTTTTCGTAAGCTGGTCTGTTGGTattttttcaagataacaaaaagcaaaatgataatGAAGTTTGTGAACTTAAAATCTCTCCGTTCATAAGAGGGAATTATGACACCCGAAAAAGGCCCGAAAGGGTTCGGGACTTTCGGAAAACGGGACCCCAGGATCccaaacaaaatattgtttttatttgacAGCTTCGCaaataattaaatctttgaagtctTCATCCGAAGGTCCTGTTGATAACAAAGTGTGAAATAGCTTTTGCAAAGAACAAAAAGCACCCAAATTCGGCGAAAATGTTAGAAGGTATAACGATATAAGAAGCTTC
This window harbors:
- the LOC137999902 gene encoding galanin receptor type 1-like → MNGTVLREDFMRERLNGSNQQQFQFFIEPFSAQLTRFILIAGIFVIGVLGNALVCLVVIKEKLLRSLAYCLILNLAISDLGVILFSLPFAVLRTEDIRWPLGEVGCRVLYPLSDIFHGVSIASITAIAVFRYRGIISGRTLSQRYSVKMAKIVILLIWLLSFLLFVLPLFFVMAYRERAEEVYCFPRFPSKLSYKLYQAETFLLTYLIPLAIILFTYLRIRVRLHESIALHTEMQRESRRPGSTNISRSRCGSERNHKALKVLAPVVAVFAVTMLPYNVFRVIDVFWDTSDFEYLLLFFKICVFCFVCNSSANPLIYALFSEEFRKAFKWHVRQCSSSSHRPRFFYLSERVTLFRRGKSFFARSSVRKDRPSLSKPDIFV